Proteins found in one Paenibacillus sp. FSL R10-2782 genomic segment:
- a CDS encoding response regulator transcription factor, with translation MFKILLIEDDQTLFHEIKDRLTQWAYDVYGIQDFSKVIQEFTTIKPDLVVIDIQLPKFDGFHWCRMIRSHSNVPIIFLSSRDHPTDIVMSMQLGADDFIQKPFHFDVLIAKLQATLRRVYNYNTEPIALKTWCGATVDYEKNVVANEAGSIELTKNEIYILKLLIEQKNKIVAREELIKSLWDDERFVSDNTLTVNLNRLRKKLDELDMGRFIETKVGQGYMATEEAPTYD, from the coding sequence TTGTTCAAAATCTTGCTAATTGAAGATGATCAGACTTTGTTCCATGAAATTAAGGACAGGTTAACTCAATGGGCCTATGATGTGTATGGCATCCAGGACTTTAGTAAAGTAATTCAGGAGTTCACAACGATAAAGCCTGATCTGGTCGTGATTGATATTCAATTGCCGAAATTTGATGGGTTTCATTGGTGCCGAATGATTCGATCCCACTCTAACGTTCCTATCATTTTCTTATCCTCTCGTGATCACCCTACGGATATAGTCATGTCGATGCAGCTTGGAGCTGATGATTTTATCCAAAAACCGTTTCACTTTGATGTACTCATTGCGAAATTACAGGCAACTCTTCGCCGTGTATATAATTACAATACTGAACCTATCGCCTTGAAAACATGGTGCGGTGCCACAGTGGATTATGAGAAAAATGTAGTTGCCAATGAGGCTGGCTCCATCGAATTAACCAAGAATGAAATTTATATTTTAAAGCTGCTCATTGAGCAAAAAAATAAGATTGTTGCCCGAGAGGAATTAATTAAAAGCCTATGGGATGATGAACGTTTTGTCAGCGACAATACCTTAACAGTCAACTTGAATCGCCTGCGAAAAAAACTGGATGAGCTGGATATGGGACGTTTCATTGAAACGAAGGTGGGGCAAGGCTACATGGCTACAGAAGAGGCACCTACATATGATTAA
- a CDS encoding YfbR-like 5'-deoxynucleotidase encodes MGIHTYFRSLNELERIIRCPGKFKFEEHSVSAHSWKVVQYAKTLADIEERNGVSIDWKKLYEITSSHDYGEIFIGDIKTPVKHSSKELRLLIQQVEEGMIEYFIEENIPEEFKAIFRKQLREGKDDSVEGLILEVADKMDQVYEAFAELQRGNTEKEFIVMYRNALVKIKNIQLKCVDYFLEHILPDMVKEETPSSIDIKKITEEALAL; translated from the coding sequence ATGGGGATTCATACGTATTTTCGATCACTAAACGAGTTGGAAAGAATCATCCGTTGTCCCGGTAAATTTAAATTTGAGGAGCATAGCGTATCTGCTCATTCCTGGAAGGTTGTACAATATGCCAAAACGCTGGCTGATATTGAAGAGCGAAACGGCGTAAGCATTGACTGGAAAAAGCTTTACGAGATCACAAGCAGTCACGATTACGGGGAGATTTTTATTGGAGACATTAAAACGCCTGTTAAGCATTCCTCCAAGGAACTCCGGTTATTAATCCAGCAGGTCGAAGAAGGTATGATTGAGTATTTTATTGAAGAGAATATTCCCGAGGAATTCAAAGCTATTTTCCGCAAACAGCTCCGAGAAGGCAAAGATGATTCAGTAGAAGGTTTGATCCTTGAAGTTGCGGACAAAATGGATCAGGTGTACGAAGCATTTGCCGAGCTACAACGGGGAAATACAGAAAAAGAATTTATAGTCATGTATCGTAATGCGCTTGTGAAAATCAAAAACATTCAATTAAAATGTGTTGATTATTTTCTGGAACATATTTTGCCGGATATGGTTAAGGAAGAAACGCCTTCATCCATTGATATTAAAAAGATTACGGAAGAAGCCTTAGCACTATAA